In the genome of Anomalospiza imberbis isolate Cuckoo-Finch-1a 21T00152 chromosome 11, ASM3175350v1, whole genome shotgun sequence, one region contains:
- the CEP15 gene encoding centrosomal protein 15 encodes MSSCLAQEVHLARRHEEILSQRSELLQQMETYLRDKKTKKTWQTQAADAAHKRNAALLNDIEAAERRLQERTYLLPHPDTVKLETLYWASIKESLPKWEEFLLGRAEVPIGFKKMKATKQNINYPEEDSQK; translated from the exons atgtcaTCCTGTTTGGCTCAGGAGGTTCACCTTGCTAGAAGACATGAGGAGAT ACTGTCTCAGAGATCAGAGCTGCTACAGCAGATGGAGACTTATCTAAGAGACAAAAAGACTAAAAAGACATGGCAAACTCAAGCAGCTGATGCAGCTCATAAAAGGAATGCAGCACTTTTAAAT GATATagaagcagcagaaagaagGCTGCAAGAAAGAACATATTTACTCCCACATCCTGATACTGTTAAGTTAGAA ACTCTCTATTGGGCATCAATAAAAGAATCTCTTCCCAAATGGGAAGAGTTTCTTTTAGGAAGAGCAGAAGTTCCTATTGGCtttaagaaaatgaaagctACAAAGCAGAACATAAACTACCCTGAAGAAGATtcacaaaaataa
- the FEZF2 gene encoding fez family zinc finger protein 2: protein MASPGSLETVMPSSCPRHDGRAATANPSKTLAFSIERIMAKTSEPKPAFEERHGGPGPEPGKKPLSLCSPLPCVIPIPPLGYELPSKTLNYSELWKSSLRGGAGLCKANCGVCCKAELALGQPSGRLIKPQVIHQAGAVPAAPRSLYYFNYLDAAYHPADLLHGQLFPAGLLGAPSPGGLSAHQKLFLLENAKLAGLAAEKLPPPPPFAHKERLPGHLDQVMKEAAAAERGGPPKGHAKMGGGGGGAAEGKPKNFTCEVCGKVFNAHYNLTRHMPVHTGARPFVCKVCGKGFRQASTLCRHKIIHTQEKPHKCNQCGKAFNRSSTLNTHIRIHAGYKPFVCEFCGKGFHQKGNYKNHKLTHSGEKQYKCTICNKAFHQIYNLTFHMHTHNDKKPFTCVTCGKGFCRNFDLKKHVRKLHDSVSSAPPPRDPGRSGQS, encoded by the exons ATGGCGAGCCCGGGGTCGCTGGAGACGGTCATGCCTTCTTCCTGCCCCCGGCACGACGGCAGAGCCGCCACCGCTAACCCCTCCAAGACCCTGGCCTTCTCCATCGAGCGGATCATGGCAAAGACGTCGGAGCCCAAGCCGGCCTTCGAGGAGCGGCacggcgggccggggccggagccAGGCAAGAAGCCGCTGAGCCTGTGCTCGCCACTGCCCTGCGTGATCCCCATCCCGCCTCTGGGCTACGAGCTGCCTTCCAAGACTCTCAACTACTCGGAGCTGTGGAAGAGCAGCCTGCGGGGCGGTGCGGGGCTCTGCAAAGCCAACTGCGGCGTTTGCTGCAAGGCAGAGCTCGCCCTGGGCCAGCCCAGCGGCCGGCTCATCAAGCCGCAGGTCATCCACCAGGCAGGGGCCGTTCCGGCTGCCCCCCGCTCCCTCTACTACTTCAACTACCTGGACGCCGCGTACCACCCGGCCGACCTCCTGCACGGACAGCTCTTCCCGGCCGGCCTGCTGGGCGCCCCGTCGCCGGGGGGGCTCTCGGCCCACCAGAAGCTTTTCCTGCTGGAGAACGCCAAGCTAGCGGGGCTGGCGGCCGAGAagctgccgccgccgcctcccttCGCCCACAAGGAGCGGCTGCCGGGACACCTGGACCAGGTGATgaaggaggcggcggcggcggagcgcggCGGCCCCCCCAAGGGCCACGCCAAGatggggggcggcggcggcggggcggcggagGGCAAGCCCAAAAACTTTACCTGCGAGGTCTGCGGCAAG GTGTTCAACGCGCACTACAACCTCACCCGCCACATGCCGGTGCACACGGGGGCCCGGCCTTTCGTCTGCAAGGTCTGCGGGAAGGGCTTCCGCCAGGCCAGCACCCTGTGCCGGCACAAAATCATCCACACCCAG GAGAAACCTCACAAGTGCAACCAGTGCGGAAAGGCGTTCAACAGGAGCTCCACGCTCAACACCCACATCCGCATCCACGCCGGCTACAAGCCCTTCGTCTGCGAGTTCTGCGGCAAGGGCTTCCACCAGAAAG GCAACTACAAGAACCACAAGCTGACCCACAGCGGAGAGAAGCAGTACAAGTGCACCATTTGCAACAAAGCCTTCCACCAGATCTATAACTTGACTTTCCACATGCACACCCACAATGACAAGAAGCCCTTTACGTGTGTCACTTGCGGAAAAGGATTTTGCAGAAACTTTGATTTAAAGAAGCACGTCCGAAAGTTGCACGACAGCGTCTCCAGCGCTCCTCCGCCGCGGGACCCTGGGCGCAGCGGGCAGAGCTAA